A window of Ranitomeya variabilis isolate aRanVar5 chromosome 2, aRanVar5.hap1, whole genome shotgun sequence contains these coding sequences:
- the CLDN2 gene encoding claudin-2, producing MASIGLQMMGYFMAVLGLIGTIIATLLPDWKVSSYIGASIVTAVGFSKGLWMECAIFSTGITQCDIYNSMLGLPQETQAAQALMITSCVLSSIATLFTVFGMKCTIFNQGNPGKDKLAVAGGAVFILGGIICLVPICWNLHAILQDFYNPLLPDAQRYELGSALYLGIVSSIFSVLGGSILCASCPPKDPDPNFYSRYQSRALMADKGQKAGSGEQTSKKETSGYSLTGYV from the coding sequence ATGGCTTCGATTGGACTGCAGATGATGGGCTACTTCATGGCAGTCTTGGGTCTGATCGGCACAATCATTGCTACATTACTACCCGACTGGAAGGTTAGTTCGTATATTGGTGCCAGTATTGTGACTGCTGTTGGCTTTAGTAAAGGGCTGTGGATGGAATGTGCAATCTTTAGCACCGGCATCACCCAATGTGACATATATAACTCCATGCTGGGACTGCCACAAGAAACTCAAGCTGCCCAGGCTCTGATGATCACATCTTGTGTACTGTCTTCAATTGCAACGCTGTTCACAGTTTTTGGCatgaaatgtacaattttcaaccaAGGCAACCCTGGCAAGGATAAGCTGGCAGTGGCTGGTGGAGCTGTCTTTATTCTGGGTGGCATTATTTGTCTGGTGCCTATATGCTGGAACTTGCATGCTATCCTTCAAGACTTCTATAACCCATTGCTTCCTGATGCCCAGAGATATGAGCTTGGATCTGCTCTCTATCTCGGCATCGTCTCTTCGATATTTTCTGTATTGGGTGGTTCAATTCTCTGTGCCTCTTGTCCACCTAAGGATCCGGACCCAAATTTCTACAGTAGATATCAGAGCAGAGCTCTGATGGCAGATAAAGGACAAAAAGCTGGCAGTGGGGAGCAGACTTCTAAGAAGGAGACCAGCGGCTATAGCCTTACCGGTTACGTATAA